The Strigops habroptila isolate Jane chromosome 20, bStrHab1.2.pri, whole genome shotgun sequence genome segment GGTGTGAAGGGGCTGGTTGTGCCCTGGCACACCGCAGGACGCTGGCACATGTGGTGGGTGCATGTGCTGGTTAATGCCCCATCATCACCCTGATTCCGCACCCACTGCCAGTGcctgcctgcccagcacccCTAAGCAGCTTAGACACATTCCTGACACAGGCAAGAGCTCCTCATATGGGGCCACACGGCAGCACCCGTGCACCCACACTGCCCCGGAGCGCCCGTGCCCCTTCCCACTGCCCACGCCACGCAGCCCCTGCGGAAATCCCGGGATTGGGGCTCGCTGCAACGCAGTGATGCAGCAGCATCGCCATGGCAACGGGTGACATCATGCCTGGGTGCATAGGGACTCCGCATTCCCCGAGCCCACGGGTGTCTGTGTGTCCCGGGGTGGCGAGGGTGGGTGCTTTGGGTAGGTGCTGGGGGCGGGTGCTGGAAGCAGGGGTGGGTGCCGGGTGTGGGTGCCTGTGTCACCCAGtgcacccagcagcactgggtgaCCCCAAAcctgggctggggaagggggtgCAGGGTCCCTGCATGGAGCAGGAGTCCCCCCAGCACCGTCATCCAGCCCTGCTGTCACCCACCCTGCTCCTCACCCACAGCCGGGGCCATCAgacctggagcagagaagggtCACACTGAGGGGTTTACTGCTCAGCCATGTACAGATGGGACAGTGGGGGAGAGGACAGACATCCTTGTCCCCCACGCTCCACAGCACAGCCTCCCCACTCATCCGTGGGCGCAGGGATGCAGAGTGGTCCTGTGGCACCCAACACCCATCACTGCCATGGGCTCTCTGGCCATGCTGCATCCCCAGGGACACCCAGAGCACCACCCAAGAGCCCTGGGGGAGGTCCCTTGAGGGGCAGCACCCCAGGGCCAGCACCCATGGTGTGCTTGATGTGCCCATCCAGCACAGCATATCTCCCATCAGCACGTCCCGGAGGGAGCCAGGATTAAGCATCAGCTGATCCCTGCAGGGATGGCACTGGGGACGGTGTCACTGTTCAGTGCTTTGGGATCAGCTCCCTGGTGGgagccccttcccacccctcctgccatggggaTGTGGGCATGCAGCTGGGGCCCACGGCTCTGTTCTCCATGGGGAATGCCAAGAACAACACCCACAGCCAAGAGCCCCGGAGCCCATGGCCATGGCTGCATCCACAGCTCCCACGCAGCTCCTTCCCGGGCTGAGCGTGCAGCGGAGCGCGCCTGCCCCGCGGAACTGCCAGCTTGGATGCAGGCAGCACCGTGCATCCTCCAACCACCCAGACAGCTCATGCCAGGCCCCCGTTACTGCGGCTCCACTCCGCAGATGGGGCTGGAGGCGTGAGGCCAACCGGAAAATTGGGCTCTCTATGCTGGGGGGGGGCTGTAGTTGTCACTCCTCTAAGCACAGGGTGGGCAAACATGATAGGTACCCCTTGGCCTGCCAGAACACAGGGTGATGGAAGGGGCAGCTCTTTGGAGGGGCAAAtcagtgctggcacagcagtTTGGCACAGACTGGCATCGTGCGCTGGGCTGGAACGACCACGGCGCTCCCATGAGAGCCCCTAGCCCCTGACCAAGTGGGTgcacccccccagcaccccgcAGCGTGTGGCTGGGGCTcatgccctgccctgctcctggtgctgggTGCCCAGTTCCTGTGCCCCCATCACATGCTGCTCACACACAGCACCTACCTCTCACAGGCACCCAACCCAGAGCACCCAACTCCTACACACAGCACCCATTTCTTGCACACGCACACCCCCAGAGCACCCAACTCCCACTCGCAGCACCCATTTCTTACACACACGCGGATCACCCACCTCTCACCGCCAGCACCCATCTCTTGCACACCCAGCACCCCTCTCACACGCACTCAGAGCACCCACCTCTCACCCGCAGCACCCACCTCACCCCAAGCTCACCGGAGCTGGGCTCCCCCCGGCTCCCTCCCGACCCGCTGCCCGTGTCCGGTGTCGGGAGGCTCCTCCCCGCTCCCCGGTGCTCACCTGGAGGCCCCGGCGCCGCAGGATGCTGGGCTCGTCCATcccgccgccaccgcctccCGCTGCGCCCGCTCCGCCCGGGGCGCCGCCCAGCGGCCCCGTCGCGTCACCGGACGCGCATCAGCACCGAGCCCGGGGCTGGCACAGCGCGCCCGGCTCCGTACACCCCAGCGCGGCGGAGTCTGCCGTGGCATAGCACAAGACGGCACAGATGGGGCTGGCACAGCACAGAACGGGACAGCCCAGTGCTGGCACAGTCTTCCTGGATGGGGCCAGCCCAGCAGGGGCTGCCGTGGCACAGCACGGCACAGCACGGGGCTGGCACAGTCTGCCTGGCTCAGTATGGCATGGCATGGCCTGGGACTGACACAAGAAAACCCACCCTGGCTCGGTGCGGTCCAGCCCTGATCTGTCCTGCGgctggcatggcacagcacggTCCTTATGGCCTAGCACTGCCCAGCATTGCCCAGCatggcacagcccagcctggaATGGCATGGTCCAGCATGGCCCAGCCTGGCATGGCATGCTACATACAGCATGGCATGGCCCGCCCAGCCCAGCCTAATCCTGCTGTGTGTTGCAGCATGGCAAAGGTTGGCATGACTCGGTTTGGCACGGCTCGGTttggcacagcacagctttgcGTGTACCCCAAcctgggcaggcaggagagggcaCACAGTGAGCCAGGAGGTGCCGGGAACCCCCTGTACCCCCACCCCGGCCGTGCAGTGTGAGGGAGGGGTCCCAGCAGCACTGTCCCAGTGCAGGGACACTCCGGCCATGGCTGCCCCAAGGAAAAGCCACACAAGGGGACACTCTCTGTGGGAACAAGGGGACTCTGTGTGCGGCCCTCGGTGCCACCCGGCTCCAGCATCCTGGGGTCACCCGCCCCATCACGCGGCTGCCAGCGTTCTCCCAGTGACACCATGTTCTCCTGCCTCACTGGGGCTTTGTTTGCGGCTGCAGGGGACACGTTGTGCCGGGGATGGGCACAGGAGCGCGGTGTTGGCGtgggtgcacacacacattgctgaaaccccaacaacccaacCTTGGAGCAGCCACTCGAGCCTCACTCAGGGCAGGGGATCAAACacatggcaaagaaaaaagcaccaACCCCCCCAGCCAAAACCCCAAGACATCTTTGCTTACCTTGTGGTTCTCACAGGCTGGGGCACATGGCGTGGCCAGGGCATGTGGCGCAGCTGGGGCAGGGTTGGGCTGAGTCCTGCCGGCAGAAAAGGGGGATATTTTagatgctttctcttttgcttttggtCAAAGTGAGACCTGCAGCCGTGCCTCAtgctctgccctgcctgggAACAGCCACCCTTCGGCAAAGCCGCTGCCAGAAGAGGAAATACCGGGTGTGCGctgagagctggggctgctgctgagctgtcGGGAGCACCCACCgggtgctgggggagcagggagcCAGGAAGGGCTTCAGAGCCCCGGATCCGGCGTGGGACAGCCCTGGCGGCCAATGCTGGGGTGGTCGATGCTGGGGTGGCTGCTGGTGGCGCTGGTGGCGGGCGGTAAGTGCTCCTGTGGCGCCGGGAGATGAGAGAGAACTGCAGAAGACTTTCAATGAATGATTGAGGGGTGATAAGGCCCCGGGAGGGTGGAAACGGTAGTTTGTGGGTGAGAATCACCCCTGGGTGAGCAACATGGTGGTCAGGCAATGGCCACACTGCTGCTCCATCCTAGACTTGCCCGACCCGCTGGGGTTTGGGAGCCTCCAGACCCTGCCCTCTCCCGCAGGCACCACTGCGGTCCCCGGTCTCTCCTGCTGGAAGCGATGTGGCTCCCGCTGGTTCCTCTGCTCCTGGCCAACCCTCGGCCCCGCCGGCAACACCTCCTATGTCCTGACACTCTGGTGAGTGGCCACCGCATCCTGGGGAGCCCACAGGATGTGTCCTGACAGCGACACGTGGGGACGTGCTGTCCACATCCCAAACCCATCCAGACTCAACCTTGCGCCCACTGCCTCTCCAGCTACACAATGCCCAGGCGGTGCCAGCGGTTCCAGGCTGGCACAAAGACAACATACACCCTGAAGCATCACCACGTCTATGTCCTCACCAACACCACAGCCTGGGTGGAGGCACACTGGGGGGACCACATCCATAGGACCCCCAACCACACACTGTACTTCGACGAGGCTGGTAAGCACccgtggggctgtgctgggcaccGGTACCAGTGCCGATGACTGCGAGACCACCTCATCTTTACAGTCAAGCCAGATCCACCCTCTACTGGGATGCCCTTCACCAAGACCAGCAACCGGCTCCGGTTGCGGGTGCCGCGGCCACCGTGCCACAGAGGGAGCTGGCCGCCGCAGCGCGAGGCTCGATTCCGGAAGATGGGAGACCACGGCTGGACGCAGGTAAAACCGCTGTTTGCCAGAGCTGGTGGTGGCCGATGGGACAAtcagcagcactgtggcagTTCAGGCAGCCCAGGGAGCGTGGGGGCTTTGTCATGCCACtgtcccccccccaaacctggCCATGTCCCATCTGTTTCGCTGCGTTATCAGCTCTGCCCCGTCCACCCGGCCACAGGATCCTGCTGCTGTAACAGGATCAGGCTGCAATCCGGGGGGGATTACACAGGCAAAACCCCAGATTATACTAATGACGACGACAGATGAAATCTGGACACTTGTCCCCAGTGAACCCCCTCTGAGGACCCCCTGCCCTTCTTGATTGCTGTTGGGAGGGTCATAGGGATGAAGGCCTGGTGCCCCGGCTAAGGGGACCCTCCTCAATCACCACATTTCCCTGCATCCTCTTTGGCTCTCCCAGCCCCTGGGATATTTAGGGAACACAGGCCAGCATTGCTTTCACGTCCCAGTAACATACTGGTTTTACTGGGTGCCTCCATTCCTGGTTCTTTCTGCAGGTGACCTGCGAGACAGCGACAGACAAGGATGACTCAGGTCTGTTTAGCGGGGATGAGGGGGACAAGCATCTGCCTtgtgctctccctgcagcccccacaATGGCCAAAAtgtgggggggaaggagaagggggtcACCCCTCACCTGACCCTGTTGCCCCACTCCAGTGACCTGCAACCTAGGGGGGGATGGCGCCTTCGAGGTCCAGCTCCGGCACAAGCTCCTCCACTGGAGCAGCCACTGGAGCGACTGGAGCAGCTCCATCTTCATCCCCGcaggtgaggaagaggagaggaggcaggTGGGATCCCAAGGGCTCCCAAACCCACCGATAGCCCAACCAGGCTGCTTCCTCTTGCAGAAATCCTGGCGAGCCCGGTGCTGAGCTATCAGCTGGGAAAACTGGGACGAGACGGGCAGCGGGTGCTGAGGCTGAGCTGGCAGGTATGGTGACATCCCCTGGGGTCCCTCCTGGGTGTCCCCCCACCATTTcatcccctctccctcccacagCGAGCCCCTGAGGAGCAAGGGGATGTCACCTACACTCTGCGTGCCCACATGCTGGCGTGTCGCTGCGCCAGGCTATCCGAGGAGGATGCCGTGGTCCTTGGGAGGGACGTGACAACACACAACCTCACCCTTTCTGGGGCTGAGTATGAAATCCTGCTGACAGCGGCCAATGCGGCCGGGTCAGGGCCAGCGCGGCAGCTCTGTGTGCCCGCAGAGCAGCGCCCAGGTACCGGCCCTGCACCAGGACCAAGCTCCCGGCAGCCTCCAGGGAGTTATTTTCCCCTCACACCCTGCGTTTCATCCCAGATCTTGGCTTCAAGGATATCAGTGTGACCGGTGGCACCATGACCGCACGGTGGGAAGCACCAAGCCCTGGCTCTGCCTACTGCTTCGAGCAGCAGCCGCTGCCGGGAGTCCCAAAACAGGGCGTTTGCATCGAACAGGATTTTCCTGCCAAGAGCATCCATGTGGAGAGAGGCAAGGGAGTGCCCCGAGCCCCCCCCTTCCATCCCCACTGCCTGGGGCTGGATCCTGGTGAGGGATTAACCGGCATTCCCGGTTCCTGCCCCAGGAGCACTGGAAGTGCTGGCATGTCACCGCCTCGCCGTGCACGGCTGGGCCGCGGCGCGGGGCTGGGCCACCTTCGCCCTGCAGCACTACTATGCCAGCAACAGTACGTATGGGAATACAGAGCATCCACAAAAAGGGGGGCTCCCAAAGTGCTCCCCCATTTATTTGCAcacccctcccttcccaccttcATGTGCAGCCTCGCTGGCCGTGCCCATCCGCATCAATGCCAGCGCCGAGGATGCTGCCATCACCCTCTGGTGGAGCCCGTCACCCCGTGCCACATGTCCTGGGGTGTTGGCCAAGTACCTCATCTGCCACGCGGCTGAGGGGGACAACGTGACCTGTGAGTGGGACCCCCCAACcccatggggcaggaggaggctctgcctgcaccctgcagaCTTATTACCTGCTCACTATCGCTCACCCAGATGGTGAAGCAGACGTCACGGCATCACACTACACCCTCCGACACCTACAGCCCGGCACAACCTACAGGGTGAGCGTTcaggaggtgacagcagagagcaaagggACCTGTGGCGTTTGGTGGCACTTCCAGACCAAGGCACTGGGTAATGACTGGAGACCCTGTCCCCTCCCCAGTCCCCATGGGGTGCTCACCCTCATCCTGACACAGGTCCCGTGTCCcatgcagggtgctggggacagaCATGCCACCACCCCGCTGTCCCCATCTCCAGGTCCCCAGGGAGCAGCGTGGAAATCCAACCTGAAGTACTTGGGCATCTCGCTCGGTGTCCCCGCTGTGGCAGCCATCTACCAGCTGAACAAAAAGAGGTGACAGTGGCACCCTCGCCCCCACCCTGCTCAGGTCACCCACCTGCCCATCTTCCCCATTACCCACCCTATCATCCACTATCACCTCCCTAGGGCTCGGCGcctcctcttcccacccctGCCCAAGCCCACGGGCAGCAAAGCCATCCAGTTCTCCACCAGTGAAACAAGCCAGGTGAGACGCAAGGCTCAGGAGACGCTGGATCCTGCCCCCCAGCAGGCTCCTGGTATGCGACATTCCCACTCCAAACATATCCCACCCTTAGGGCCAGCCCTGGCCAGGCTTTGTGGAGCCCTCAGAGAGGTTCAGCCcggctgagctgctgctgacagagcTGAATCCTGGTAAGGAGGTccctgacagcagcacagagcccagcGAGCAGCAGCCCGGCCCCATGGCTGAGGAACCGGCAGTAGTGTGCCCGCTGGGCTGCGAGAAGGAGCTGCCCTTTGCCTACCgcaggcaggaggtgctgagcCCGGTGGGATTCCCACCGCCCAGCAGCACCAGTTACACCAGCCACCCATctgaggaggagcagaaggaagaggagggaaatgGGGAGCTCAGCCAGCCGCTGGTCCCCATTGCCCTGCTCATCTCTGACAAACCCATCATCATCAGGGATGAGGAATGATGGGACCCATCACTGGAGAAGGCGGTGCCATAACCATCACCAGGGATGGATGGCAGAGGGGTTTCCCATGGGATGTTGAGCACCCACCCCATGGGTTCATGGTTGCAGCAGCGCTTTTGGGGGGGTTTCTGGTTTTCAGGACATGAAAGTGATGCCTCCAGATGCAACACTGCATGGGGCCAGGCTCTGGCCATGCACCTCCCAGCCTCAAGCTGTCATTGGTGATAAACAAGGAGGCAAGTGGATGCAAAGTCCAGCCTGGGCTGAGGGTGTTTCCTTGGCAGGATCgggagaagaggcagagctttctcctgccctcctgccacagccaggaaacagcatcaccccagcaggatggggctcAAACAGCCCCAGCACAGAACACCGACTACTTGCAAGAACTAAAACCTGTaagaaataaatgggaaaataacataaataaaagaaatacacaaagcaGCAGGGCTCATGTGGCTTCTCTGGCCTGACCCGCACAGATTACAGCATGGATTTAGTCAAGAGCAACCCACAGAGCTGCAAGGATGCAGCCAGGATGAGACTGGGGGTGactggggacaggcaggaccCCTTATACCCTCACATGGGGCTACACTGCTGCTTTGGGCCTCATCTGGAACAGaacaggagatgctgctgaagGTGAAGAGCGATTTGTGGTTCTCTCTGCCCTGCCACAGGGGCTGGAGGCGTCTGTTTGCTTGCTGAGAGTGCAAAAACCTGAAGAGAAGAACTTAATGGGGTTAGTAGCAAGGGGAAGTCCGGGACCACGCAGCACCGGTGCACGCCGCAAcctcgctgctgctgctgcaggcgtGTTTGGTGAGAGGTTCACCTCCATCACGCTCCCAGCACCGGTGCCAGCCGGAGGTAACACACCGCGGAGCATGGGCAGGCAGCACATGGCTGCGTTCTGGCACGCTGGTGGGGTGGGTTGGGATTTATGGCATCATTCTTATAGCTGGGGGGGCTGAGCCAGCTGCGGCCATGCAGGATTCCCACCATATGGCCACCGGTGTCCGGCACCGCACGTCCAGAGCGTCTCAGCTGCTGGTGGAGCCACGAGGTGGCACCAGTCCCGCATCCCCACACGCTTCCCACCTCCCGGCAGAGCAAATccacccttcccttcccaccacGCAGAACCCCGTGGGCCCCTGCGTTGCTGACAGCTTCTATCCTTGTTCCACAGCACTCCAAATCCCTGGGGATTGGCTGGGGATccagcatccctccctcctccccgccccCGGCTCCAAAAACCCAACGTGAGAGATCAGATTTAGGGATATTATTGGGATTTGGGCGATGTCGGGCTCTCCATCGGAGCACATCAGGCCAGCCATGTGGAGGAAGTATCCAGGTACCAGCTTGGTCTGAGCATGTACTTGGGTTTCAGCTGTGGCCCCTGTTTACAGCCTATTTTGGGGGGCAAAGAGGTGAAGGAAGCAGCACCGGCATCACAGTTGGGTGGCAGCAGTAAATACACTGCCCAGCTCTGGGCCAGCGCCACCACCAGTTAATCATTCCTGTTGATGGAATGAATTCGTGCCAGGACAAACAGTCCCGACTGCTGCATTGAAAACACCCCACGGAGAGGGGGGGGCTGGAGAACCCCCCCATTCCCTCCATGGGGTCACCCTCCGGGGTCCATCCCACCCATGGTGCCACTCTCATCCCCCCAATGCCTTCAGGGACAGCCACATCCCCACCGACAGCTCCATGTATCCTTTCCCACACATGTCCTGAGTTGGCCAGTGCTGGGGAAGCCGAATTAACACAGCCTTGGCAATCAGTGCCAGCGAGTGGCTCAGGACTCTCTCATTAGGTTAAATGAgtccctgggagctgctctgagtcCAAGGATCAGAGGACAGCCACCGGGCCAGCTTTCACAGCCAGGATGTGActttccctgctcctccatccAGATCCGACCCCGCAGGGCATTGGTTATGCCTGGTGGGGGCTGCTACCATCCACAGCCTGAGAATGGGCAACTCATTACACCCAATGGGTGACTCCTAGGACAGTTCTGGTGTAAGCAGCAAAATGCCATTGAAATGAGGGAAATAAAGCTCAGCCCAGCATGGGGGGATGGCAGGAATGCAGCTGGATCAGCATCAATCCCAAAGAGACCCCGAGCTGTGGGGTTCCCCCAAGCTTGGAGCTCTTTGTGggtgagcagagctgagcagccccagccaTCCCCACCCTGACACCTTTACGAGCAGCTGATTTAATACCcactgccttttatttttagaggaaGACATCTGATGATGCCCAGCAACACCTCTTGGTATTCCCTGATACGCCGACTATTTCTGTATGGCTGTTTACAcctgcctgtgccagcgctGCCTAAACACCACGGGGGAAGGTGCTGGTTGCCAAGAAGagtgctgagcatccctgccCTAAAGGGCAAAAACCTCCCCCTATTCCTTCCCTATTCCCGCAGGGTCCCAGCAACACATCCCCAAAAGCAAAGGGCACTGCGGACACACATGGGTGGATTTATCCCATGCTGCTCAGAAAGCACATGGGGCAGGCAGGAAGGTGCTGGGAGCCTGGGGATTTGCCTGGGGCTCCCTGATTTTGGGGGTTGCGAGCTC includes the following:
- the IL12RB1 gene encoding LOW QUALITY PROTEIN: interleukin-12 receptor subunit beta-1 (The sequence of the model RefSeq protein was modified relative to this genomic sequence to represent the inferred CDS: inserted 2 bases in 1 codon; deleted 2 bases in 1 codon; substituted 1 base at 1 genomic stop codon) is translated as MATLLLHPRLARPAGVWEPPDPXPSPAGTTAVPGLSCWKRCGSRWFLCSWPTLGPAGNTSYVLTLCYTMPRRCQRFQAGTKTTYTLKHHHVYVLTNTTAWVEAHWGDHIHRTPNHTLYFDEAVKPDPPSTGMPFTKTSNRLRLRVPRPPCHRGSWPPQREARFRKMGDHGWTQVTCETATDKDDSVTCNLGGDGAFEVQLRHKLLHWSSHWSDWSSSIFIPAEILASPVLSYQLGKLGRDGQRVLRLSWQRAPEEQGDVTYTLRAHMLACRCARLSEEDAVVLGRDVTTHNLTLSGAEYEILLTAANAAGSGPARQLCVPAEQRPGTGPARTKLPAASRELFSPHTLRFIPDLGFKDISVTGGTMTARWEAPSPGSAYCFEQQPLPGVPKQGVCIEQDFPAKSIHVERGALEVLACHRLAVHGWAAARGWATFALQHYYASNTSLAVPIRINASAEDAAITLWWSPSPRATCPGVLAKYLICHAAEGDNVTYGEADVTASHYTLRHLQPGTTYRVSVQEVTAESKGTCGVWWHFQTKALGPQGAAWKSNLKYLGISLGVPAVAAIYQLNKKRARRLLFPPLPKPTGSKAIQFSTSETSQGQPWPGFVEPSERFSPAELLLTELNPGKEVPDSSTEPSEQQPGPMAEEPAVVCPLGCEKELPFAYRRQEVLSPVGFPPPSSTSYTSHPSEEEQKEEEGNGELSQPLVPIALLISDKPIIIRDEEXWDPSLEKAVP